A genomic region of Exiguobacterium oxidotolerans JCM 12280 contains the following coding sequences:
- a CDS encoding acetate kinase produces the protein MAKIMAVNAGSSSLKFQLLEMPSETLVAIGLVERVGKDDAIFTIKYGEGQKYTDVLPLATHKEAVELSLEKLMEFGIISSYDEIKGVGHRVLHGKEKYADSVVITEDVIKDIDSYTELGPLHIPPNLIGIRAFQAILPEVEQVAVFDTAFHQTMPEENFLYSLPYEYYTEYGIRKYGFHGTSHKYVTERASELLGRPLKDLRLISCHLGSGASIAAVAGGESLDTTMGFTPLEGITMGTRSGSLDPALIPFLMEKTGKSAEEVLNVMNKESGIYGLSGLSSDLRDVESAATEGNHRSEMALRIFANRIHGYIGQYAAEMNGVDAIIFTAGVGENSDSIRERVLRGLEFMGVYWDPSLNNGARGEELFINYPHSPVKVIIIPTNEELMIARDTVRVGGLIEQNA, from the coding sequence ATGGCAAAAATTATGGCGGTAAATGCTGGTAGTTCGTCGCTTAAGTTCCAACTACTTGAGATGCCGAGTGAAACGTTAGTAGCAATCGGTTTAGTAGAGCGTGTCGGGAAAGACGATGCAATCTTTACAATTAAATATGGTGAAGGGCAAAAGTATACAGACGTCCTTCCGCTTGCAACACATAAAGAAGCAGTAGAACTCTCACTTGAAAAGTTGATGGAGTTTGGCATCATTTCTTCTTACGATGAAATCAAAGGTGTTGGACACCGTGTCCTTCATGGTAAAGAAAAGTATGCGGATTCTGTCGTGATTACGGAAGATGTCATTAAAGATATCGATTCCTATACAGAGCTCGGTCCACTCCACATCCCACCAAACTTGATCGGGATTCGTGCGTTCCAAGCAATCTTGCCGGAAGTCGAGCAAGTGGCTGTCTTCGATACGGCCTTCCACCAAACGATGCCAGAAGAAAACTTCCTTTACAGCCTTCCGTACGAATACTATACGGAATACGGCATTCGGAAATATGGCTTCCATGGTACAAGTCACAAATATGTTACGGAACGTGCATCTGAGTTGCTCGGACGTCCGCTTAAAGACCTTCGTTTGATTTCTTGTCACCTCGGTAGTGGGGCATCGATCGCAGCAGTCGCTGGCGGTGAATCACTCGATACGACGATGGGCTTCACGCCACTCGAAGGAATTACGATGGGAACACGTTCTGGTTCGCTTGACCCGGCCTTGATTCCGTTCCTGATGGAGAAAACAGGGAAGTCGGCAGAAGAAGTCTTGAACGTCATGAACAAAGAATCAGGAATCTACGGATTATCTGGTCTTTCAAGTGACCTACGTGACGTTGAATCGGCAGCAACGGAAGGAAACCACCGTTCTGAAATGGCTCTTCGTATTTTCGCGAACCGGATTCATGGATACATCGGACAATATGCGGCAGAGATGAACGGCGTCGATGCCATCATCTTCACGGCAGGTGTCGGTGAAAACTCTGACTCGATTCGTGAGCGTGTTCTCCGTGGACTCGAGTTCATGGGCGTCTACTGGGATCCATCGCTTAACAACGGAGCGCGTGGAGAAGAACTCTTCATCAACTACCCGCACTCACCAGTCAAAGTCATCATCATTCCAACGAATGAAGAATTGATGATTGCACGTGATACAGTTCGTGTCGGTGGATTGATTGAACAAAATGCGTAA
- a CDS encoding universal stress protein codes for MAIVYHNVLVAVDGSKEAERAFETAIDVSLRNDAKLIIAHVIDTRTFATVEAYDRTITERAESYAKELLDEYVKTAQERGVKDVEVAIEYGSPKVTIAKKLAPNHDVDLIICGATGLNAVERFFIGSVSESITRYAKCDVLIVRL; via the coding sequence ATGGCAATCGTATATCATAACGTACTAGTAGCAGTAGACGGATCAAAAGAAGCAGAACGTGCATTTGAGACCGCAATCGACGTCTCACTTCGAAATGATGCGAAACTAATCATCGCCCATGTCATCGACACACGGACATTTGCAACCGTCGAAGCGTACGACCGGACAATTACTGAACGGGCCGAATCGTATGCAAAAGAATTATTAGACGAGTATGTCAAAACGGCGCAAGAACGTGGAGTCAAAGATGTCGAAGTCGCAATCGAGTACGGTTCACCGAAAGTCACGATCGCGAAGAAACTCGCTCCAAATCATGATGTCGATCTAATCATTTGTGGTGCGACCGGCCTGAACGCCGTCGAACGTTTCTTCATCGGTAGTGTCTCTGAAAGCATCACACGTTACGCCAAATGTGATGTTTTGATCGTCCGTCTGTAA
- a CDS encoding SDR family oxidoreductase — MRHALITAGTKGLGEMVTRRLLDEGWYVTALHRSKPEFTHERLDTIQADVTEQAELLKAVDRAMEKHGRIDALILNAGPYVFERKALVDYSDDEWNEVVGGNLTASFWLLRKVIPIMRDQHYGRVITYGFPESATAPGWVYRAAFAAAKSGMVSLTKSVALEEAEHGITANMVNPGNIVGDNKTKWIDEAVADDQTPVGRTGVGGDIARAISFLLAEDASLITGAILDVTGGVNVVHQSRK, encoded by the coding sequence ATGAGGCACGCGTTAATTACGGCAGGAACGAAAGGACTCGGCGAAATGGTGACACGTCGTCTGTTAGATGAAGGATGGTATGTGACGGCATTGCACCGATCGAAACCGGAGTTTACCCATGAACGCTTAGACACGATCCAGGCGGATGTGACGGAACAAGCGGAATTGCTTAAAGCAGTTGATCGGGCGATGGAGAAGCATGGACGAATCGATGCGTTGATACTTAATGCGGGACCTTATGTTTTCGAACGGAAAGCACTCGTCGATTATTCCGATGATGAATGGAACGAAGTGGTCGGCGGCAATTTGACGGCAAGCTTTTGGTTGCTGCGAAAAGTCATTCCAATCATGCGCGACCAACATTATGGACGAGTCATCACATACGGTTTTCCTGAAAGTGCGACGGCGCCAGGCTGGGTCTACCGGGCTGCCTTTGCTGCTGCGAAAAGTGGAATGGTCAGTTTGACGAAAAGTGTTGCGTTAGAAGAAGCGGAGCATGGGATTACCGCAAATATGGTCAATCCCGGAAATATCGTCGGCGACAATAAAACAAAGTGGATTGATGAAGCAGTCGCAGACGATCAAACGCCTGTCGGCCGGACCGGTGTCGGTGGTGACATCGCCCGCGCGATTTCATTTTTACTTGCGGAGGATGCGAGCCTGATTACGGGTGCGATTCTCGATGTGACAGGTGGCGTTAATGTCGTTCACCAGTCACGAAAATAA
- a CDS encoding M24 family metallopeptidase — MVERTNQISHVLKESGVDVALITSKAGVFYFSGVYAEPHERVMAVIVDADGKRALFCPALEASIVAASPWDGEVVTYADHENPFDKITELLASFAVSNNRIGIEGEHMTFSRFKELESRLENAAILDVGDKLQALRLKKAPEEIAILREAAQLADEAIEIGKNAIRPGITEIEVIAEIEFEMKKKGVREMSFDTLVLFGANSADPHGVPGDRVINEGDFVLFDLGVVWKGYCSDITRTFIYGSASEEQEKIYQTVLTALETATDASRVGITLGSLDEAARNVIDQAGYGEYFTHRVGHGLGIDVHEFPSLASNNLLTAEAGIVYTLEPGIYVPNVGGVRIEDDIHLTTDGPESLTRYPKHLQSIKVN, encoded by the coding sequence ATGGTAGAACGTACGAATCAAATTAGCCATGTATTAAAGGAATCAGGGGTCGATGTGGCCTTGATTACTTCAAAAGCCGGCGTCTTTTATTTTTCCGGTGTTTACGCTGAACCACATGAACGTGTCATGGCAGTCATTGTTGACGCAGATGGAAAACGCGCACTCTTTTGCCCTGCACTCGAAGCAAGCATCGTAGCCGCAAGTCCATGGGACGGAGAAGTCGTCACCTACGCGGATCATGAAAATCCATTTGATAAAATCACGGAATTGCTTGCATCGTTCGCCGTATCAAACAACCGCATCGGTATTGAAGGAGAGCACATGACGTTCAGCCGCTTCAAGGAACTCGAGTCTCGTTTAGAGAATGCGGCGATTCTTGATGTCGGAGATAAACTTCAGGCGTTACGCCTGAAAAAAGCACCGGAAGAAATCGCGATTTTGCGTGAAGCCGCTCAACTTGCCGACGAAGCGATCGAAATCGGTAAAAATGCCATTCGTCCCGGTATTACGGAAATCGAAGTCATCGCTGAAATTGAATTCGAGATGAAGAAAAAAGGTGTCCGGGAAATGTCTTTCGACACCCTGGTCTTATTCGGAGCAAACAGTGCCGACCCACACGGTGTGCCGGGTGACCGCGTCATCAATGAAGGCGACTTCGTCTTATTCGATCTCGGTGTCGTCTGGAAAGGCTACTGCTCGGATATTACACGCACATTCATTTACGGTTCAGCCAGTGAAGAACAAGAAAAAATTTACCAAACTGTTTTAACGGCACTTGAAACTGCGACAGACGCAAGTCGCGTCGGCATCACACTCGGTTCACTCGACGAAGCGGCACGGAACGTCATCGACCAGGCTGGTTATGGCGAATACTTCACACACCGCGTCGGGCATGGTCTCGGAATCGACGTCCATGAATTCCCGTCGCTTGCGTCAAACAATCTCCTGACAGCTGAAGCCGGTATCGTCTATACACTCGAACCCGGGATTTACGTTCCTAACGTCGGCGGCGTTCGAATCGAAGATGACATCCATCTCACAACAGACGGTCCTGAATCCTTGACACGCTATCCGAAACACTTACAATCAATCAAAGTAAATTAA
- the ezrA gene encoding septation ring formation regulator EzrA produces MWAWVIGVIVIVLLVMLFSMISRKKYYTKIDELDMRKQGIISASIPKELQELKQLPMAGETETKFTSWHQAWEELLTVHVAQIDETLYRAEEGLDKYHFLAVKNDLEVTEQLIGELEGLIDEMLHEMETFKNNQSALTSLKAQGETGSGQVRKSLLLQATSFGPALAKLEERSEEIDQLCTEMSAFEEAGEVTKAYETSLQLEEQVTQTRQLVEVIPNHWKVLAHELRQRIDQLSAGYNEMTLDGYPLEPLGMQSDIKRFEETRLNLVKKLEFLEMDDLEERVQQLSADVDQMYDTFRREVDARHHVKKENQVLKQKALRMREKVHQLAQEFSSLREQYEISADLGEHYESIQRDEEMLFGAAKDLDESIASRIIPFSMLEDQMRDAIRLEEQLTIQYERFSIELQALRKEELEVRERINEWRQALSSARLRLKRLGLPKMPQDVEEALQTASRSLQTLEARFEEIPFNVGYIVSQSEDVKLTFKQLQERIDTLVFEVTYAERLVQYANRFRRNDNEIHMSLTIAETKFLAGDYERAILLGERVLEQFDPQSIERIKQACAKQETIHM; encoded by the coding sequence ATGTGGGCATGGGTGATTGGTGTCATCGTCATCGTATTACTCGTCATGTTATTTAGCATGATTAGTCGAAAAAAATATTATACAAAAATTGACGAGCTAGATATGCGCAAACAGGGGATTATTAGCGCATCAATTCCGAAGGAGCTACAAGAATTAAAGCAGCTTCCGATGGCGGGCGAGACGGAGACGAAATTCACTTCCTGGCATCAGGCTTGGGAGGAACTATTGACAGTCCACGTCGCGCAAATCGATGAAACATTGTATCGAGCGGAAGAAGGGCTCGATAAATATCATTTCCTTGCCGTCAAGAATGATTTAGAAGTAACGGAACAATTAATCGGAGAGCTTGAAGGGTTAATCGATGAGATGTTGCATGAGATGGAGACATTTAAAAATAATCAATCTGCATTGACCTCATTGAAGGCGCAAGGCGAGACAGGTTCAGGTCAAGTCCGAAAATCGTTGCTCCTACAAGCAACGTCGTTTGGTCCGGCATTAGCGAAACTGGAAGAACGCAGTGAAGAAATCGATCAGTTATGTACAGAAATGTCTGCTTTTGAGGAAGCGGGTGAAGTGACGAAAGCATATGAAACGAGCCTTCAACTGGAAGAACAAGTCACACAGACGCGTCAACTCGTCGAAGTGATTCCGAATCATTGGAAAGTCCTCGCACATGAGTTGCGTCAACGAATCGATCAATTGAGCGCCGGATACAATGAAATGACGCTGGATGGTTATCCGCTTGAACCGCTTGGAATGCAGTCGGATATAAAACGATTTGAGGAAACACGTCTCAACTTAGTTAAAAAACTTGAATTTCTAGAGATGGACGATTTAGAGGAACGCGTCCAGCAACTTTCGGCTGACGTCGACCAAATGTACGATACGTTCCGTCGTGAAGTTGATGCGCGTCATCATGTGAAAAAAGAAAATCAAGTCTTGAAACAAAAAGCACTACGGATGCGTGAAAAAGTTCATCAGTTGGCGCAAGAATTTAGTTCGCTCCGGGAGCAGTATGAGATTTCAGCTGACTTAGGAGAGCATTACGAGTCGATTCAGCGCGATGAAGAGATGCTGTTTGGGGCAGCGAAGGATTTAGACGAATCCATCGCTAGCCGAATCATTCCGTTCAGCATGTTAGAAGATCAGATGCGCGATGCGATTCGACTGGAAGAACAATTGACGATTCAATATGAACGGTTCAGTATCGAACTTCAAGCGCTACGCAAAGAAGAACTGGAAGTACGTGAACGCATCAATGAATGGCGTCAGGCGCTCTCTAGTGCCCGGTTACGATTGAAGCGGCTCGGATTACCGAAGATGCCGCAAGATGTCGAAGAAGCACTTCAGACAGCGAGTCGTTCGTTACAGACGCTCGAAGCACGTTTTGAGGAAATTCCGTTTAATGTCGGATACATCGTTTCGCAAAGCGAAGATGTTAAGTTGACGTTTAAACAATTGCAAGAACGGATAGATACATTAGTGTTCGAAGTCACTTATGCAGAACGACTTGTCCAGTATGCGAATCGTTTCCGTCGCAATGATAATGAGATACATATGTCGTTGACGATTGCTGAGACGAAGTTCCTCGCTGGCGATTACGAACGTGCGATTTTACTAGGGGAACGGGTCCTCGAACAATTTGATCCACAATCAATTGAACGAATCAAACAAGCATGTGCCAAGCAAGAAACGATTCATATGTAA
- a CDS encoding GAF domain-containing protein, whose translation MFETTTYDGDRTKQYDMLNKQLDALLTGETNQIANLSNASALLGQFLERTNWVGFYLTDAEQNQLVLGPFQGLPACVRIPFGRGVCGTAAEDQTTQLVMDVHAFPGHIACDAATNSEIVIPLIKDGKTIGVLDIDSPELNRFDETDQAGLEAFSEILLRHI comes from the coding sequence ATGTTTGAGACAACGACGTATGATGGTGACCGAACAAAACAATATGACATGCTGAATAAGCAACTGGATGCTTTACTGACCGGAGAAACGAATCAAATTGCCAATCTTTCAAATGCGAGTGCGTTACTTGGTCAATTTCTCGAACGAACGAACTGGGTCGGCTTCTACTTAACGGACGCGGAACAAAATCAACTCGTCCTCGGACCATTCCAAGGCTTACCTGCTTGTGTCCGGATTCCATTCGGTCGTGGTGTCTGTGGTACAGCGGCAGAAGATCAAACGACGCAACTCGTAATGGATGTCCATGCTTTCCCAGGACATATCGCGTGTGATGCGGCAACGAATTCCGAAATCGTCATTCCATTGATTAAAGATGGAAAAACGATTGGTGTCCTCGATATCGACAGTCCTGAACTGAATCGTTTTGACGAAACCGACCAAGCCGGCCTTGAAGCCTTTAGCGAAATTCTTCTTCGTCATATTTGA
- a CDS encoding class I SAM-dependent methyltransferase produces MEALEKLYKELTQQTRKLERDLDMPYLEALTEVIDRLNDRHTEKVDPEVVRKAVSLAVLEGMKQAQPNHLPTPDSVALFAGYLIGKLIKKDDARLLDLGSGTGGMLHAVMSQLPTGTAAEAVEVDETLVRLSASITELLNYPVTYTHQDALRPLLLDPVDLAMADLPVGYYPDEEVSKEYVLKREEGMSYSHFLLIEQAMNYVKPGGFGVFVIPNGLFEHDTDGKLKQYFETKAHVVGILQLPLTMFKQEQAAKSYLIVRNHLAGMTMPKQALLAELPSFTDARAFGGMVKQIDEWINTELK; encoded by the coding sequence ATGGAAGCATTAGAAAAATTATATAAGGAACTAACGCAACAAACGAGAAAATTAGAACGCGACCTCGATATGCCATATTTAGAGGCGCTGACGGAGGTCATTGATCGCCTAAATGACCGCCATACTGAAAAAGTCGACCCGGAAGTCGTTCGGAAAGCTGTTTCGCTTGCTGTTCTTGAAGGAATGAAACAGGCACAACCGAATCATTTGCCGACACCAGACAGCGTTGCATTGTTTGCAGGTTATTTAATCGGGAAACTAATCAAGAAGGACGACGCTCGACTACTTGATCTTGGTAGTGGAACGGGTGGGATGCTTCACGCCGTCATGAGTCAACTTCCAACGGGAACGGCAGCAGAAGCAGTCGAAGTCGATGAAACGTTAGTCCGGTTATCGGCTTCAATCACGGAATTACTCAATTATCCCGTCACGTACACGCATCAAGATGCACTCCGTCCTCTATTGTTAGATCCGGTTGATCTCGCGATGGCAGACTTGCCGGTTGGTTATTATCCGGACGAAGAAGTATCAAAAGAGTATGTGTTAAAACGAGAAGAAGGAATGAGTTACAGCCACTTTCTTTTGATTGAACAGGCGATGAATTATGTTAAACCAGGCGGGTTCGGTGTTTTCGTCATTCCGAATGGATTATTTGAGCATGATACAGATGGGAAATTGAAGCAGTATTTTGAGACGAAAGCACATGTCGTCGGCATCTTGCAATTGCCATTAACGATGTTCAAGCAAGAACAGGCAGCAAAAAGTTATTTAATCGTCCGAAATCACCTAGCGGGAATGACGATGCCAAAACAAGCATTACTTGCTGAACTCCCGTCATTCACCGATGCACGTGCATTTGGTGGAATGGTGAAACAGATTGATGAATGGATTAATACAGAATTAAAATGA
- a CDS encoding amidohydrolase yields the protein MGTLYVNGIIRTMAHEHDVHPAMFIENGRIVGMGDEGKLRRRFGKRVESIENLNGKAVYPAFTDAHIHLIGYGEAIGRVDASRYMTLEELGQAFLKAEAINGIHVAEGYDETKLDQAPTKAWLNQLFPTEPALLKRTDRHTVLVNDVLFEQLGYKASTVIEGGKIGLLDSGEADGFLYDAAMEPLYALQAGSTERNKSSLRAAIKDLHRHGIVAAHTEDLSYHGELNEVLSAYKEVTEETGFHAHLLVHHLVLDEFIQANPVLPDTLSIGAMKLFVDGALGGRTALLHRGYSDDPTTRGIEVHSQDQLEQLVKRARSYGFTVAAHVIGDLAIERFVDVLEKYPAPKGTRDRIIHATVVRPELLARVRKLPVLIDVQPVFLLDDADFAEARLGLKRLDSAYRLKSLAGTGALMCGGSDAPISSPDVRRALYAATVGKAGRIDKSNEVLSMYEALLLFTKNPHVATETHGRKGMLLPGYDADFVIFEEDFYRLADEQILTNRLVETVQQGKTVYRLEASLTTN from the coding sequence ATGGGAACACTTTATGTAAACGGAATCATTCGAACGATGGCGCATGAACATGATGTTCATCCAGCGATGTTTATCGAGAACGGACGGATCGTCGGTATGGGGGACGAAGGCAAATTACGTCGCCGGTTCGGAAAACGCGTCGAGTCGATTGAGAATCTGAATGGCAAAGCCGTCTATCCTGCCTTTACCGATGCGCACATCCACCTCATTGGATATGGTGAAGCGATAGGTCGTGTCGATGCTTCGCGTTACATGACGCTAGAAGAACTCGGACAGGCCTTTTTGAAAGCGGAAGCGATCAATGGAATTCATGTCGCAGAAGGCTACGACGAGACAAAGCTAGATCAAGCGCCAACAAAAGCTTGGTTGAATCAACTGTTCCCGACAGAACCAGCTTTACTAAAGCGGACGGATCGGCATACGGTACTCGTCAATGACGTGCTGTTTGAACAATTGGGATATAAAGCATCAACGGTCATCGAGGGCGGGAAAATCGGTTTGCTTGATTCAGGAGAAGCAGATGGTTTTCTTTATGATGCAGCAATGGAACCGCTCTATGCGTTGCAAGCAGGATCGACGGAACGAAACAAATCATCATTACGTGCAGCGATCAAAGACTTACATCGTCATGGGATCGTAGCAGCACATACAGAGGATTTATCTTATCACGGTGAATTAAACGAAGTCTTATCAGCTTATAAAGAAGTGACGGAAGAAACGGGTTTCCATGCCCATCTTCTCGTGCATCATCTCGTCCTTGATGAATTCATTCAAGCAAATCCTGTTCTCCCTGACACACTCTCAATTGGAGCGATGAAATTATTTGTCGATGGTGCCCTCGGTGGAAGAACGGCATTATTGCATCGTGGCTATTCGGACGATCCGACGACGCGTGGCATTGAAGTTCACTCGCAGGATCAACTCGAACAACTCGTGAAGCGTGCACGAAGTTACGGTTTCACGGTCGCGGCACACGTCATCGGAGATCTCGCAATCGAACGTTTTGTGGATGTGCTTGAAAAGTATCCGGCTCCGAAAGGGACGCGCGATCGTATTATTCACGCAACGGTCGTACGACCTGAATTATTGGCACGGGTTCGGAAGTTGCCCGTCTTGATTGATGTGCAACCAGTCTTCTTGTTAGATGATGCTGATTTTGCTGAAGCACGTCTCGGTTTGAAGCGTCTCGACTCAGCCTATCGCTTGAAGTCGCTAGCGGGCACAGGAGCCTTAATGTGTGGCGGCTCTGACGCACCGATTTCAAGTCCCGATGTTCGCCGAGCGCTCTATGCAGCGACCGTGGGGAAAGCAGGACGGATTGATAAATCGAACGAAGTTCTTTCGATGTACGAAGCCTTATTGTTATTCACAAAAAATCCACATGTCGCAACAGAGACACATGGACGAAAAGGAATGTTATTGCCTGGATATGATGCAGACTTCGTCATCTTCGAAGAAGATTTTTATCGTCTTGCAGATGAACAGATTCTTACGAATCGACTAGTCGAAACGGTACAACAAGGAAAAACGGTCTATCGCTTGGAAGCATCTTTGACAACGAATTAA
- a CDS encoding 3D domain-containing protein yields MMKRILASVLAMLLALSSFAGLQAEAATKKNVKSSVNSLVVRQKATTSSKKLGLLYKNQTLPYKAKTGNWYKVSYKGKTAYLSARYSKVVKSSSSKKQSSSGWKTLTNVSATAYTPYDPGSGNLTAIGWNIKSSKKKVVAVDPRVIPLRSTVKVYYKGKLKGTYTAADTGGAIKGKKLDILYYSRSEAFSWGRRNVTVKFK; encoded by the coding sequence ATGATGAAACGAATACTCGCTAGTGTTTTAGCAATGTTGTTAGCACTCAGTTCGTTTGCAGGTCTTCAAGCAGAAGCTGCTACTAAAAAGAATGTTAAATCGTCGGTCAATAGCCTAGTTGTTCGTCAAAAAGCAACCACGTCATCGAAAAAATTAGGTCTTCTTTATAAAAATCAAACATTACCGTACAAAGCAAAAACAGGTAACTGGTACAAAGTAAGCTATAAAGGAAAAACAGCATACTTAAGCGCACGTTACTCAAAGGTCGTCAAGAGCTCGTCTTCTAAAAAACAATCGTCAAGCGGTTGGAAAACACTAACAAACGTCAGTGCGACAGCTTACACGCCGTACGATCCAGGCAGCGGCAACTTGACAGCGATTGGTTGGAACATCAAGAGTTCGAAGAAGAAAGTCGTCGCGGTCGACCCACGTGTCATCCCGCTTCGTTCGACGGTTAAAGTGTATTACAAAGGGAAATTAAAAGGTACGTACACGGCAGCGGATACAGGTGGAGCCATCAAAGGAAAAAAACTTGATATCTTGTACTACTCGCGCTCAGAAGCATTCAGCTGGGGACGTCGTAACGTCACCGTTAAATTTAAATAA
- the rpsD gene encoding 30S ribosomal protein S4, which yields MARYTGPAWKLSRRLGISLTETGKEIAKRPYAPGQHGNSRRKMSEYGLQLQAKQTLRHMYGVNERQFNRIFNDAGKMPGIHGENFMFLLEARLDNVVYRMGMARTRRAARQLVNHGHIQVEGARVDIPSFRVKPGQTISVREKSKNFVVIKEALEVAPATKDFVTFDAEKLEGTFVRLPERSELNDQIQEQLVVEYYSR from the coding sequence ATGGCTCGCTATACAGGTCCAGCTTGGAAACTTTCACGTCGTCTCGGTATCTCTCTTACTGAAACAGGAAAAGAAATCGCAAAACGTCCGTACGCTCCAGGACAACACGGTAACAGCCGTCGCAAAATGTCTGAGTACGGTCTTCAACTTCAAGCGAAGCAAACGCTTCGTCACATGTACGGAGTAAACGAACGCCAATTCAACCGTATCTTCAACGATGCTGGCAAAATGCCTGGTATCCACGGTGAGAACTTCATGTTCTTACTTGAAGCACGTCTTGACAACGTCGTTTACCGTATGGGTATGGCTCGTACACGTCGTGCTGCTCGTCAGCTCGTCAACCACGGTCACATCCAAGTTGAAGGCGCTCGCGTCGACATTCCTTCATTCCGCGTGAAACCAGGTCAAACGATCTCAGTTCGCGAAAAATCGAAGAACTTTGTCGTTATCAAAGAAGCACTCGAAGTTGCACCAGCAACTAAAGACTTCGTTACTTTCGATGCTGAGAAGCTCGAAGGAACGTTCGTCCGTCTTCCAGAGCGTTCTGAATTGAACGATCAAATCCAAGAACAACTCGTCGTTGAGTACTACTCACGTTAA
- a CDS encoding NAD kinase: MARNNVYLYYRNKQRHETQVRKLVEVGKRYGLNVVQDHKQANIIVSIGGDGAFLQAARFTGFRDDAIYVGFAEGPNSFYCDFDINDLSSVEAIFKETGDRVSNGEIEVRRYPLLEASINGGPGMLCLNECSVKSSIIKSLAIEVYIDGFLFETFRGDGMVISTPTGSTAYNKSLSGAIVDPLIHCLQVSEIASVNNNRYRTLGSAFLLNRGRKLSLRIIEDGNDYPIIGMDNEALSLKRTDSVDIQLSDKELKTVKLTNNTFWHKIQRSFL; the protein is encoded by the coding sequence ATGGCTCGAAACAATGTCTACCTGTATTACCGAAATAAACAAAGACACGAGACGCAGGTACGTAAACTAGTTGAAGTCGGCAAGCGATACGGATTGAATGTCGTCCAGGATCATAAACAAGCAAATATCATCGTTTCAATCGGTGGTGACGGCGCGTTTCTTCAAGCAGCTCGTTTTACAGGCTTCCGTGACGATGCCATCTATGTCGGTTTCGCAGAAGGTCCAAATTCCTTTTACTGTGACTTCGACATTAATGACCTGTCCTCCGTCGAGGCCATTTTCAAAGAAACAGGCGATCGCGTCTCGAATGGCGAAATTGAAGTCCGACGTTATCCATTGCTTGAAGCATCAATCAATGGCGGACCAGGTATGCTTTGCCTCAATGAATGTTCCGTTAAATCGAGCATCATTAAATCACTCGCAATTGAAGTCTACATTGATGGATTCTTATTTGAAACGTTCCGTGGCGATGGTATGGTCATTTCGACGCCAACCGGATCGACCGCTTATAACAAGTCCTTGTCTGGTGCAATCGTCGATCCATTGATTCACTGCCTCCAAGTTAGTGAAATCGCTTCCGTCAACAATAACCGTTACCGGACGCTCGGATCGGCTTTTCTCTTGAACCGTGGTCGTAAATTATCACTTCGCATCATCGAAGACGGAAACGACTATCCGATCATCGGGATGGACAATGAAGCGTTAAGCTTAAAACGAACGGACTCCGTCGACATCCAATTGTCCGATAAAGAATTAAAAACCGTTAAATTAACAAACAATACATTTTGGCATAAAATCCAACGGTCATTCTTATAA
- the tpx gene encoding thiol peroxidase — translation MHMATFKGNNITLLGTQVEVGQQAPDFEVLANDLSPVSRDTYKGIRMISVVPSIDTGVCDAQTRKFNEEAAQIDGVTVLTISNDLPFAQRRWCAASGLDNVVTLSDHRDLSFGHSYGVAIEELRLLARSVFVIDSANQVVYVEYMPESTDEVNFDAAIAAAKAAK, via the coding sequence ATACACATGGCAACGTTTAAAGGAAATAATATTACATTGCTTGGTACACAAGTTGAAGTTGGACAACAAGCACCAGACTTCGAGGTACTCGCTAACGATCTTTCGCCGGTTTCGCGCGATACATACAAAGGAATTCGTATGATTAGCGTCGTTCCATCAATCGATACAGGTGTCTGTGACGCTCAAACACGTAAGTTCAATGAAGAAGCTGCACAAATCGATGGCGTAACAGTATTGACAATCTCAAATGACCTTCCGTTCGCCCAACGCCGCTGGTGCGCCGCAAGCGGGCTTGATAATGTCGTGACTTTATCAGATCACCGTGATTTATCGTTTGGACATAGCTATGGCGTCGCGATTGAAGAACTTCGTTTACTAGCTCGTTCGGTATTCGTTATCGATTCAGCAAATCAAGTCGTCTACGTCGAATACATGCCAGAATCGACAGACGAAGTGAATTTTGATGCGGCGATCGCTGCGGCAAAAGCTGCGAAGTAA